One stretch of Micromonospora echinospora DNA includes these proteins:
- a CDS encoding AAA family ATPase: protein MNRMAGRGQELSSLGELLDATMRGSGGCVVVDGPFGIGKTHLLKVTGLEAAARGLTVVAGRASVTDQPVPVHLLVNFLRHAMPGEAAVEQLALPGANPFWLIDRVGDLVEVAARRRPLVVALDDAQRIDDVSALALRGLVPRLASSPVLWLLARRPVAAGSIAQHAVDWLAEHVAVRVRLREPGEEAVADLCAGILGARPDASVLRWAARCGGNPKVMEIVFSAFIKAGQMIIVDGAASVVSDELPDGVLAGVRALLEELPPSLRRLLAAGGRHGHTFPVDRVTGLLDGSAADVSAAIDEAVRVGLIRRDGAELTFAHPVLGEALRHAAYPEPERAAPGSAPAPAAGDPVRRGRPDPRPVTPHSPAGVRVTRSAPDAATPAATAEPRSGRCGCDEVVAAAVSHLENRSAEAPRALARALRLLAGAGRAAEAGRLAEVILRRDLPADVEAQLVLELGHGMRAAGSHRLAAGFLRRTQARHDVCELDRAKLDRALADTTKHLGGASLAEAEPWHQSPGCAPGRRPLWTWLVRALGAADQLDEAQAVLATVRPLAQEPCHTGSESLWRGHRAELLAAAGRLDEARAEAEAALRAADHSRPADCVPARLVLAHLSVHHGDLATASDQLRTAERLASADDSARTDWALARFHAASGRPAMMVQTLINVAGQVVPDPLLFTEAPAAAATLVRQARRAGLDAEAERAVEVARRVARGNPFVQSLAAAAEHAAGLLRDDSAALLRAADLHRLAGRTLAAAGAVEDAARSTRDRAEATRLLEAATDGYRECGARRDLERVEAELRVLPAHNVRPLVPDRPRSGWESLTSAELRVVRAIVDGMTNREAASSLFLSPHTVDSHLRRVFSKLDINSRVELTRCFIAHEAVRPALATTRQPASAG from the coding sequence ATGAATCGCATGGCGGGGCGCGGGCAGGAATTGTCCTCATTGGGGGAACTGCTCGACGCCACCATGCGGGGATCCGGGGGCTGCGTCGTCGTCGACGGGCCGTTCGGCATCGGCAAGACCCACCTGCTGAAGGTCACCGGCCTGGAGGCGGCGGCCCGCGGGCTGACAGTGGTGGCCGGGCGGGCAAGCGTGACGGATCAGCCGGTGCCCGTACACCTGCTCGTCAACTTCCTGCGCCACGCGATGCCCGGCGAAGCGGCTGTCGAGCAGCTCGCCCTGCCGGGTGCCAACCCGTTCTGGCTGATCGACCGGGTCGGCGATCTGGTCGAGGTCGCGGCACGCCGGCGCCCGCTCGTGGTCGCCCTGGACGACGCCCAGCGCATCGACGACGTCAGTGCCCTGGCCCTGCGCGGACTCGTGCCGCGGCTGGCGTCCTCGCCGGTGCTCTGGCTGCTGGCCCGCCGGCCGGTCGCCGCCGGGTCGATCGCTCAGCACGCCGTCGACTGGCTGGCCGAGCACGTCGCGGTACGGGTACGGCTGCGCGAGCCGGGCGAGGAGGCGGTGGCCGACCTGTGCGCCGGCATCCTCGGCGCCCGGCCGGACGCCTCCGTCCTGCGCTGGGCGGCCCGCTGCGGCGGCAACCCGAAGGTGATGGAGATCGTCTTCAGCGCGTTCATCAAGGCCGGCCAGATGATCATCGTGGACGGGGCGGCGTCGGTGGTGTCCGACGAGCTGCCCGACGGTGTCCTCGCCGGCGTACGCGCGCTGCTGGAGGAGCTGCCACCCTCGCTGCGGCGCCTGCTCGCGGCCGGCGGCCGGCACGGCCACACGTTCCCCGTCGACCGGGTGACGGGCCTGCTGGACGGGTCGGCCGCCGACGTGTCCGCCGCGATCGACGAGGCGGTGCGGGTCGGGCTGATACGACGCGACGGAGCGGAGCTGACCTTCGCCCACCCGGTGCTCGGAGAGGCGCTTCGCCACGCCGCGTACCCGGAACCGGAGCGTGCCGCGCCCGGATCCGCGCCGGCACCGGCGGCGGGCGACCCGGTCCGGCGCGGGCGGCCCGATCCGCGGCCCGTGACGCCCCACTCCCCCGCCGGCGTACGCGTCACGCGCTCCGCGCCGGACGCGGCCACGCCCGCCGCGACGGCGGAGCCGCGCTCGGGCCGGTGCGGGTGCGACGAAGTGGTGGCGGCCGCCGTGTCCCACCTGGAGAACCGATCCGCCGAGGCGCCACGAGCGCTGGCCCGTGCGCTGCGCCTGCTGGCCGGGGCGGGACGGGCCGCCGAGGCCGGCCGCCTCGCGGAGGTGATCCTCCGCCGCGACCTTCCGGCGGACGTCGAGGCGCAGCTCGTGCTCGAACTGGGACACGGGATGCGGGCCGCCGGCAGCCACCGCCTGGCGGCCGGCTTCCTGCGGCGGACGCAGGCCCGCCACGACGTGTGCGAGCTGGACCGCGCCAAGCTGGACCGGGCGCTCGCGGACACCACGAAGCACCTGGGCGGCGCCTCCCTCGCCGAGGCGGAGCCCTGGCACCAGTCGCCGGGCTGCGCGCCCGGCCGGCGGCCGCTGTGGACCTGGCTGGTCCGGGCGCTGGGCGCAGCCGATCAGCTCGACGAGGCGCAGGCGGTGCTGGCCACCGTGCGACCGCTGGCGCAGGAGCCCTGTCACACCGGCTCGGAGTCGCTCTGGCGCGGCCACCGGGCCGAGCTGCTGGCAGCGGCCGGACGGCTGGACGAGGCACGCGCCGAGGCGGAGGCGGCGCTGCGAGCCGCCGACCACTCCCGGCCGGCCGACTGCGTACCGGCGCGCCTGGTCCTGGCCCACCTGAGCGTGCACCACGGTGACCTCGCCACGGCCAGCGACCAGTTGCGGACGGCCGAGCGGCTGGCATCCGCCGACGACTCGGCGCGGACGGACTGGGCGCTGGCCCGGTTCCACGCGGCCAGCGGCCGTCCGGCGATGATGGTGCAGACGCTGATCAACGTCGCCGGACAGGTCGTACCCGATCCGCTGCTGTTCACCGAGGCGCCGGCCGCCGCGGCGACGCTCGTACGCCAGGCCCGCCGGGCGGGGCTCGACGCGGAGGCCGAGCGGGCCGTGGAGGTCGCCCGGCGCGTCGCCCGCGGCAACCCGTTCGTCCAGTCGCTGGCGGCGGCGGCCGAGCACGCCGCGGGTCTCCTGCGCGACGATTCGGCGGCGCTGCTGCGGGCCGCGGATCTGCACCGGCTCGCCGGCCGTACGCTCGCGGCGGCCGGCGCGGTGGAGGACGCGGCCCGCAGCACCCGGGACCGGGCCGAGGCCACCCGTCTGCTCGAAGCCGCGACGGACGGCTACCGGGAGTGCGGCGCGCGACGCGACCTGGAGCGCGTGGAGGCCGAGCTGCGTGTCCTGCCGGCTCACAACGTCCGCCCGCTGGTCCCCGACCGGCCCCGGTCGGGGTGGGAGAGCCTGACCAGCGCGGAGCTGCGGGTCGTGCGGGCCATCGTGGACGGGATGACCAACCGCGAGGCGGCGAGTTCGCTGTTCCTGTCCCCGCACACCGTCGACAGTCACCTGCGGCGCGTCTTCTCCAAGCTCGACATCAACAGCCGGGTGGAACTGACCCGCTGCTTCATCGCGCACGAGGCGGTCCGGCCGGCGCTGGCCACCACACGCCAGCCGGCGTCCGCCGGCTGA
- a CDS encoding hydroxymethylglutaryl-CoA synthase, which yields MAERPAVGIHDLSAATAHHVLTHETLAASNGADVAKYHRGIGLRAMSVPAPDEDIVTMAAAAAAPVVARHGTDRIRTIVFATESSVDQAKAAGIHVHSLLGLPSATRVVELKQACYGGTAGLQFAIGLVHRDPSQQVLVIASDVSKYALGEPGEATQGAAAVAMLVGADPALVRVEDPSGMYTADVMDFWRPNYRTTALVDGHESISAYLQALEGSWKDYTERGGRTLDEFGAFCYHQPFPRMADKAHRHLLNYCGRDVDDALVAGAVGRTTAYNAEIGNSYTASMYLGLAALLDTADDLTGRTVGFLSYGSGSVAEFFAGTVVPGYRAHTRPDQHRAAIDRRQEIDYATYRELHEHAFPVDGGDYPAPAVTTGPYRLAGLSGHKRVYEPR from the coding sequence ATGGCCGAGAGACCCGCCGTCGGCATCCACGACCTGTCCGCCGCGACGGCGCATCACGTGCTGACACACGAGACCCTGGCCGCGAGCAACGGCGCCGACGTGGCCAAGTACCACCGTGGCATCGGGCTGCGGGCGATGAGCGTGCCCGCCCCGGACGAGGACATCGTGACCATGGCTGCCGCCGCCGCCGCGCCGGTGGTCGCCCGCCACGGCACCGACCGGATCCGGACCATCGTGTTCGCCACGGAGTCGTCGGTCGACCAGGCGAAGGCGGCCGGGATACACGTCCACTCCCTGCTCGGCCTCCCCTCGGCCACCCGGGTGGTCGAGCTGAAGCAGGCCTGCTACGGCGGTACGGCGGGGCTGCAGTTCGCCATCGGCCTGGTGCACCGTGACCCGTCGCAGCAGGTCCTGGTGATCGCCAGCGACGTGTCGAAGTACGCGCTGGGTGAGCCCGGCGAGGCGACCCAGGGCGCCGCGGCGGTCGCCATGCTCGTCGGCGCGGACCCGGCGCTGGTACGCGTCGAGGACCCGTCGGGCATGTACACCGCCGACGTCATGGACTTCTGGCGGCCGAACTACCGCACCACCGCCCTGGTCGACGGGCACGAGTCCATCTCCGCCTACCTGCAGGCGCTGGAGGGCTCGTGGAAGGACTACACCGAGCGCGGCGGTCGCACCCTGGACGAGTTCGGGGCGTTCTGCTACCACCAGCCGTTCCCGAGGATGGCCGACAAGGCGCACCGGCACCTGCTCAACTACTGCGGGCGCGACGTCGACGACGCGCTGGTCGCCGGGGCCGTCGGGCGCACCACGGCGTACAACGCCGAGATCGGCAACAGCTACACCGCGTCGATGTATCTCGGGCTCGCGGCACTGCTCGACACCGCCGACGACCTGACCGGCCGGACCGTCGGCTTCCTCAGCTACGGGTCCGGCAGCGTCGCCGAGTTCTTCGCCGGCACTGTCGTGCCCGGGTACCGCGCGCACACGCGACCCGACCAGCACCGCGCGGCGATCGACCGGCGGCAGGAGATCGACTACGCGACGTACCGGGAGCTGCACGAGCACGCCTTCCCGGTCGACGGCGGCGACTATCCGGCGCCGGCGGTGACCACCGGGCCGTACCGGCTGGCCGGGCTCTCCGGTCACAAGCGCGTCTACGAGCCGCGATAG
- a CDS encoding phosphomevalonate kinase, translating to MTGPGAVRHHAPGKLFIAGEYAVLEPGHPALLVAVDRGVDVTVSGADAHLVVDSDLCPEQECLRWQDGRLVGAGDGQPAPDALGAVVSAIEVVGELLAGRGLRPLPMRVAITSRLHRDGTKFGLGSSGAVTVATVTAVAAYHGVELSLESRFRLAMLATVRDGADASGGDLAASVWGGWIAYQAPDRAAVREMARRRGVEETMRAPWPGLRVRRLPPPRGLALEVGWTGEPASSSLLTGRLAASRWRGSPARWSFTSRSQECVRTAIDALERGDDQELLHQVRRARHVLAELDDEVRLGIFTPRLTALCDAAETVGGAAKPSGAGGGDCGIALLDATAATRTTRLREQWAAAGVLPMPIQVHQTNGSAR from the coding sequence GTGACCGGTCCGGGCGCCGTGCGCCACCACGCGCCGGGCAAGCTGTTCATCGCCGGTGAGTACGCGGTGCTGGAGCCGGGCCACCCGGCGCTGCTGGTGGCGGTCGACCGGGGAGTGGACGTCACCGTCTCCGGCGCCGACGCCCACCTCGTTGTCGACTCCGACCTCTGCCCGGAGCAGGAGTGCCTGCGGTGGCAGGACGGCCGGCTCGTCGGCGCGGGCGACGGGCAGCCGGCGCCCGACGCCCTCGGCGCCGTGGTCTCGGCGATCGAGGTGGTCGGCGAACTCCTGGCCGGGCGAGGGCTGCGCCCGCTGCCGATGCGGGTGGCGATCACCAGCCGGCTGCACCGGGACGGCACGAAGTTCGGCCTCGGGTCGAGCGGGGCGGTGACAGTCGCCACGGTGACCGCAGTGGCCGCGTACCACGGGGTGGAGCTGTCGCTCGAATCGCGGTTCCGGCTGGCGATGCTGGCGACGGTGCGCGACGGCGCCGACGCCTCCGGCGGTGATCTGGCCGCGAGCGTCTGGGGCGGCTGGATCGCCTACCAGGCGCCCGACCGCGCGGCCGTGCGCGAGATGGCGCGGCGGCGCGGCGTCGAGGAGACGATGCGCGCGCCCTGGCCGGGCCTGCGGGTCCGGCGGCTGCCACCACCGCGTGGCCTCGCGCTGGAGGTGGGCTGGACCGGCGAGCCGGCCAGCAGCAGCTTGTTGACCGGGCGGCTGGCCGCCTCCCGGTGGCGGGGCAGCCCGGCGCGGTGGAGCTTCACCAGCCGTAGCCAGGAGTGTGTGCGTACCGCCATCGACGCGCTGGAACGGGGAGACGACCAGGAACTGCTGCACCAGGTCCGGCGGGCCCGGCACGTGCTTGCCGAGCTGGACGACGAGGTCCGGCTCGGCATCTTCACCCCCCGGCTGACGGCGCTGTGCGACGCCGCAGAGACCGTCGGCGGCGCGGCCAAACCGTCCGGCGCCGGTGGCGGGGACTGCGGCATCGCGTTGCTGGACGCCACCGCCGCGACGCGGACCACGCGGCTGCGCGAGCAGTGGGCCGCCGCCGGGGTGCTCCCCATGCCGATCCAGGTCCATCAGACGAACGGGAGCGCGCGATGA
- a CDS encoding polyprenyl synthetase family protein, which produces MTVGYLGAVTDSAPVDAALRDFFAERRAEARELGDDFAALVAELESYVLRGGKRIRPAFAWLGWIGAGGDPEDPVATAVLNACAGFELLHASGLIHDDIIDASQTRRGHPAAHVAYAERHRARRFSGDPGTFGTGTAILIGDLVLIWADVLVRASGLPADAHVRVSPVWSAVRSEVMYGQLLDLISQVSRSEDVDAALRINQYKTASYTVERPLQFGAAIADADDALFAAYRAFGADVGIAFQLRDDLLGVFGDPVVTGKPSGDDLREGKRTVLLATALKRADERDPDAAAYLRAKVGTDLADEEIARIRGIFRDVGAVEEIERQISQRTDRALAALEASSATAPAKHQLADMAIKATQRAQ; this is translated from the coding sequence ATGACCGTCGGATATCTCGGTGCGGTCACCGACTCGGCGCCCGTCGACGCCGCGCTGCGAGACTTCTTCGCCGAGCGCCGCGCCGAGGCACGCGAGCTCGGCGACGACTTCGCGGCCCTGGTCGCCGAGCTGGAGAGCTACGTCCTGCGGGGCGGCAAGCGCATCCGGCCCGCCTTCGCCTGGCTGGGCTGGATCGGCGCCGGCGGCGACCCGGAGGACCCGGTGGCGACCGCGGTGCTGAACGCCTGCGCCGGGTTCGAGCTGCTGCACGCGTCCGGCCTCATCCACGACGACATCATCGACGCGTCGCAGACCCGCCGCGGCCATCCCGCCGCGCACGTCGCGTACGCCGAACGGCATCGGGCGCGGCGCTTCTCCGGTGACCCGGGAACGTTCGGCACCGGCACCGCCATCCTGATCGGAGACCTCGTCCTGATCTGGGCCGACGTCCTGGTCCGCGCCTCCGGCCTGCCGGCCGACGCGCACGTGCGGGTCTCGCCAGTGTGGTCGGCGGTGCGCTCCGAGGTCATGTACGGCCAGCTGCTCGATCTGATCAGCCAGGTGAGCCGGAGCGAGGACGTCGACGCGGCGCTGCGCATCAACCAGTACAAGACCGCGTCGTACACGGTGGAGCGGCCACTGCAGTTCGGCGCGGCGATCGCCGACGCGGACGACGCCCTCTTCGCGGCCTACCGCGCCTTCGGCGCCGACGTGGGCATCGCCTTCCAGTTGCGCGACGACCTGCTCGGCGTGTTCGGCGACCCGGTGGTGACGGGCAAGCCGTCCGGCGACGACCTGCGGGAGGGCAAGCGGACGGTCCTGCTCGCCACGGCGCTCAAGCGCGCCGACGAACGGGACCCGGACGCGGCGGCCTACCTGCGGGCGAAGGTCGGCACGGACCTCGCGGACGAGGAGATCGCCCGCATCCGCGGCATCTTCCGCGACGTCGGTGCGGTCGAGGAGATCGAGCGGCAGATCTCGCAGCGCACCGACCGGGCGCTGGCCGCGCTGGAGGCGAGCAGCGCCACCGCCCCCGCGAAACATCAGCTCGCCGACATGGCGATCAAGGCCACCCAGCGGGCCCAGTGA
- the mvk gene encoding mevalonate kinase, translating into MSTEPVTVVARGVLDDRGDGPGRLGTGRAHGKAILLGEHAVVYGAPALAVPVPQLTAVAKARRAGGDGGDEISFAIAGLESPEVTSLPTDGLQHLVTEFRQRAAVTEPMRVDVLVDCAIPQGRGLGSSAACARAAVLALADAFDRRLDAATVFDLVQTSENVAHGRASGIDALATGATAPLIFRNGVGRELPVAMAGTARTARRSDPAGFDAVLVIADSGVSGSTRDAVELLRGAFERSPRTRDEFVSRVTSLTEAAAHDLLQGRVADFGARLTENHRLLREVGISTGRIDRMVDAALAAGSPGAKISGGGLGGCMIALARDRRESAAVVRSVQQAGAVRTWAVPMGRFAGHDD; encoded by the coding sequence ATGTCCACGGAGCCGGTGACCGTCGTCGCCCGTGGCGTTCTCGACGACCGGGGTGACGGGCCGGGCCGCCTCGGCACCGGCCGCGCCCACGGCAAGGCCATCCTGCTGGGCGAACACGCCGTCGTGTACGGCGCTCCGGCGCTCGCCGTCCCGGTGCCGCAACTGACCGCCGTGGCGAAGGCGCGGCGGGCCGGCGGCGACGGCGGCGACGAGATCTCCTTCGCCATCGCCGGGCTGGAGAGCCCGGAGGTGACGTCGCTTCCGACCGACGGCCTGCAACATCTGGTGACGGAGTTCCGGCAGCGGGCCGCCGTCACCGAGCCGATGCGCGTCGACGTGCTCGTGGACTGCGCCATCCCGCAGGGCCGAGGGCTCGGGTCGAGCGCCGCCTGCGCCCGCGCCGCGGTGCTGGCCCTCGCGGACGCGTTCGACCGCCGCCTCGACGCCGCCACGGTGTTCGATCTCGTGCAGACCTCGGAGAACGTGGCGCACGGCCGGGCCAGCGGCATCGACGCCCTGGCCACCGGTGCGACCGCGCCGCTGATCTTCCGCAACGGCGTGGGCCGGGAACTGCCGGTCGCCATGGCGGGCACCGCGCGTACCGCGCGACGGTCGGACCCGGCCGGCTTCGACGCGGTGCTCGTCATCGCCGACAGCGGCGTCAGCGGCAGCACCCGGGACGCGGTGGAGTTGCTGCGGGGCGCCTTCGAGCGCTCCCCGCGCACGCGCGACGAGTTCGTCAGCCGGGTGACCAGCCTGACCGAGGCCGCGGCGCACGACCTGCTCCAGGGCCGGGTCGCCGACTTCGGCGCGCGGCTGACCGAGAACCACCGGCTGTTGCGCGAGGTCGGCATCAGCACCGGACGGATCGACCGGATGGTCGACGCCGCGCTCGCGGCGGGCAGCCCGGGCGCCAAGATCAGTGGCGGTGGCCTGGGCGGCTGCATGATCGCGCTGGCCCGGGACCGCCGGGAGTCCGCGGCGGTGGTGCGGAGCGTCCAGCAGGCCGGCGCCGTCCGCACCTGGGCCGTCCCGATGGGGAGGTTCGCCGGCCATGACGACTGA
- the fni gene encoding type 2 isopentenyl-diphosphate Delta-isomerase: MIANRKDDHVRLAAEQQGRLGGHHEFDDVSFVHHALAGIDRSDVSLATSFGGIDWPVPLCINAMTGGSTKTGLINRDLAIAARETGVPIATGSMSAYFADESVAETFSVMRRENPDGFIMANVNATASVERARRAVDLMRADALQIHLNTIQETVMPEGDRSFAAWGPRIEEIVAGVGVPVIVKEVGFGLSRETLLRLRDMGVRVADVAGRGGTNFARIENDRRDAADYSFLDGWGQSAPACLLDAQGVDLPVLASGGIRNPLDVVRGLALGAGGAGVSGLFLRTLLDGGVPALLSLISTWLDQIEALMTALGARTPADLTRCDLLIQGRLSAFCAARGIDTHRLATRSGATHEMIGGIR, encoded by the coding sequence ATGATCGCCAACCGCAAGGACGACCACGTCCGGCTCGCCGCCGAGCAGCAGGGCCGGCTCGGCGGTCACCACGAGTTCGACGACGTGTCCTTCGTGCACCACGCTTTGGCCGGCATCGACCGGTCGGACGTCTCGCTGGCCACGTCGTTCGGCGGCATCGACTGGCCGGTGCCGCTGTGCATCAACGCGATGACCGGCGGCAGCACCAAGACCGGTCTGATCAACCGGGACCTGGCGATCGCGGCCCGGGAGACCGGCGTACCCATCGCCACCGGGTCGATGAGCGCCTACTTCGCCGACGAGTCGGTGGCCGAGACGTTCAGCGTGATGCGCCGGGAGAACCCCGACGGGTTCATCATGGCCAACGTCAACGCCACCGCCTCCGTCGAACGGGCCCGGCGGGCCGTCGACCTGATGCGGGCCGACGCGCTGCAGATCCACCTGAACACCATCCAGGAGACGGTGATGCCGGAGGGGGACCGGTCGTTCGCCGCCTGGGGGCCGCGGATCGAGGAGATCGTCGCCGGCGTCGGTGTGCCGGTGATCGTCAAGGAGGTCGGCTTCGGGCTCAGCCGCGAGACGCTGCTGCGGCTGCGGGACATGGGCGTCCGGGTGGCCGACGTCGCCGGCCGCGGCGGCACGAACTTCGCGCGCATCGAGAACGACCGGCGGGACGCCGCCGACTACTCCTTCCTGGACGGGTGGGGACAGTCGGCACCCGCCTGCCTGCTGGACGCCCAGGGCGTGGACCTGCCCGTGCTGGCCTCCGGCGGCATCCGCAACCCGCTCGACGTGGTCCGTGGGCTGGCGCTCGGCGCCGGCGGGGCCGGGGTGTCCGGACTGTTCCTGCGCACGCTCCTGGACGGCGGCGTGCCGGCGCTGCTGTCGCTGATCTCCACCTGGCTCGACCAGATCGAAGCCCTGATGACCGCCCTGGGCGCGCGGACCCCGGCCGACCTGACCCGCTGCGACCTGCTGATCCAGGGTCGGCTGAGCGCGTTCTGCGCGGCCCGGGGCATCGACACCCACCGCCTCGCCACCCGCTCCGGCGCCACCCACGAGATGATCGGAGGCATTCGATGA
- a CDS encoding hydroxymethylglutaryl-CoA reductase: MNDAIAGVPMKWVGPVRISGNVAQIETEVPLATYESPLWPSVGRGAKISRTVEAGIVATLVDERMTRSVFVRAKDAQTAYLASLEVDARFDELRDIVRTCGRFVELIGFHHEITANLLFLRFSFTTGDASGHNMATLAADALLRHILDTIPGISYGSISGNYCTDKKATAINGILGRGKNVVTELVVPREIVHDSLHTTAAAIAQLNVHKNMIGTLLAGGIRSANAHYANMLLGFYLATGQDAANIVEGSQGVTVAEDRDGDLYFSCTLPNLIVGTVGNGKGLGFVEENLERLGCRASRDPGENARRLAVIAAATVLCGELSLLAAQTNPGELMRAHVRLERPTETTKIGA, from the coding sequence ATGAACGACGCGATCGCCGGTGTGCCCATGAAATGGGTAGGTCCCGTGCGGATCTCGGGAAACGTGGCGCAGATCGAGACGGAGGTTCCGCTCGCCACGTACGAATCGCCGCTCTGGCCGTCCGTCGGCCGGGGCGCGAAGATCTCCCGGACGGTCGAGGCGGGCATCGTCGCCACGCTCGTCGACGAGCGCATGACCCGCTCCGTGTTCGTACGCGCCAAGGACGCGCAGACCGCCTACCTGGCCTCGCTGGAGGTCGACGCGCGGTTCGACGAACTGCGTGACATCGTGCGCACCTGCGGCAGGTTCGTCGAGCTGATCGGGTTCCATCACGAGATCACCGCGAATCTGCTGTTCCTGCGGTTCAGTTTCACCACCGGTGACGCGTCCGGGCACAACATGGCGACGCTGGCCGCCGACGCGCTGCTGAGGCACATCCTGGACACCATCCCGGGAATCTCGTACGGCTCGATCTCGGGCAACTACTGCACCGACAAGAAGGCCACCGCGATAAACGGCATTCTCGGCCGGGGCAAGAACGTGGTCACCGAACTGGTCGTGCCGCGGGAGATCGTCCACGACAGCCTGCACACGACGGCGGCGGCGATCGCCCAGCTGAACGTGCACAAGAACATGATCGGCACGTTGCTCGCCGGCGGCATCCGCTCGGCCAACGCCCACTACGCGAACATGCTGCTCGGGTTCTACCTGGCGACGGGTCAGGACGCCGCGAACATCGTCGAGGGCTCCCAGGGCGTGACGGTCGCCGAGGACCGCGACGGCGACCTCTACTTCTCCTGCACGCTGCCCAACCTGATCGTGGGCACCGTCGGCAACGGCAAAGGGCTCGGCTTCGTCGAGGAGAACCTGGAGCGGCTCGGCTGCCGCGCCTCGCGTGATCCGGGCGAGAACGCCCGGCGGCTCGCGGTCATCGCGGCCGCGACGGTGCTCTGCGGCGAGCTGTCCCTGCTCGCCGCGCAGACCAACCCGGGCGAGCTGATGCGGGCGCACGTCCGGCTCGAACGCCCGACCGAGACCACGAAGATCGGAGCCTGA
- the mvaD gene encoding diphosphomevalonate decarboxylase, whose protein sequence is MTTDHRAEPSAPALNRPATAVAHPNIALIKYWGKRDEQLMIPYADSLSMTLDVFPTTTTVRIDSGAAADEVVLDGSPTDGERRQRVVTFLDLVRKLAGRTERACVDTRNSVPTGAGLASSASGFAALALAGAAAYGLDLDTTALSRLARRGSVSASRSVFGGFAMCHAGPGAGAAADLGSYAEPVPVAPFDVALVIAIVDAGPKAVSSREGMRRTVRTSPLYPSWVASGRADLAEMRAALLQADLDAVGEIAERNALGMHATMLAARPAVRYLAPVTVAVLDSVLRLRADGVSAYATMDAGPNVKVLCRRADADRVADTLRDAAPGCAVVVAGPGPAARPDPGSRP, encoded by the coding sequence ATGACGACTGACCACCGGGCGGAGCCGTCCGCGCCGGCGCTCAACCGGCCGGCGACCGCCGTGGCCCATCCGAACATCGCGCTGATCAAGTACTGGGGCAAGCGCGACGAGCAGCTGATGATCCCGTACGCCGACAGCCTGTCGATGACGCTCGACGTCTTCCCGACCACCACCACCGTCCGGATCGACAGCGGGGCGGCGGCCGACGAGGTCGTCCTCGACGGCTCGCCCACCGACGGCGAACGGCGACAGCGCGTCGTCACCTTCCTGGACCTGGTACGGAAGCTGGCCGGGCGCACGGAACGGGCCTGCGTCGACACCCGCAACTCCGTGCCCACCGGCGCCGGCCTGGCGTCCTCGGCGAGCGGATTCGCCGCCCTCGCCCTCGCCGGCGCCGCCGCGTACGGCCTCGACCTGGACACCACCGCGCTGTCCCGCCTGGCCCGGCGGGGATCCGTGTCGGCCTCCCGGTCGGTCTTCGGCGGCTTCGCGATGTGCCACGCGGGCCCCGGCGCCGGGGCCGCCGCGGACCTCGGCTCCTACGCCGAGCCGGTGCCGGTCGCGCCCTTCGACGTCGCGCTGGTGATCGCGATCGTCGACGCCGGGCCGAAGGCGGTGTCGAGCCGCGAGGGGATGCGGCGAACCGTCCGGACCTCCCCGCTCTATCCGTCGTGGGTCGCCTCCGGCCGCGCCGACCTGGCCGAGATGCGGGCCGCGCTGCTCCAGGCAGACCTGGACGCGGTCGGCGAGATCGCCGAACGCAACGCCCTCGGCATGCACGCGACCATGCTGGCCGCCCGGCCGGCGGTGCGCTACCTGGCGCCGGTCACGGTGGCCGTGCTCGACAGCGTGCTGCGCCTGCGCGCCGACGGCGTCTCCGCCTACGCCACGATGGACGCGGGACCGAACGTCAAGGTGCTCTGCCGCCGCGCGGACGCCGACCGGGTTGCCGACACCCTGCGCGACGCCGCGCCGGGCTGCGCCGTGGTCGTCGCCGGACCGGGGCCGGCGGCCCGGCCGGACCCGGGCAGCCGGCCGTGA